A stretch of Aphelocoma coerulescens isolate FSJ_1873_10779 chromosome 1A, UR_Acoe_1.0, whole genome shotgun sequence DNA encodes these proteins:
- the MYF6 gene encoding myogenic factor 6, whose translation MMDLFETGSYFFYLDGENGALQQLEMAEGSPLYPGSDGTLSPCQDQMQPEAGSDSSGEEHVLAPPGLQPPHFPGQCLIWACKTCKRKSAPTDRRKAATLRERRRLKKINEAFEALKRRTVANPNQRLPKVEILRSAISYIERLQDLLHRLDQQEKMQEIGGDPFSFSPKQGNIPSSDFLSTCSSDWQSVSEHSRALGVSPKEGVSVVESSASSSLRCLSSIVDSISSDEPKLPSAEEAVEK comes from the exons ATGATGGACCTTTTTGAAACTGGCTCCTATTTCTTCTACTTGGACGGGGAGAAtggagccctgcagcagctggagatgGCTGAGGGATCCCCGCTGTACCCAGGCAGCGATGGCACCTTGTCTCCATGTCAGGACCAAATGCAGCCAGAGGCTGGCAGTGACAGCAGCGGAGAGGAGCATGTGCTGGCACCCCCGGGACTACAACCCCCTCACTTCCCCGGCCAGTGTTTGATCTGGGCTTGTAAAACTTGCAAGAGAAAGTCGGCTCCCACGGACAGACGGAAAGCAGCCACCCTgcgggagaggagaaggctgaaGAAAATCAACGAAGCCTTCGAGGCTCTGAAAAGGCGGACTGTGGCGAACCCCAACCAGCGGCTGCCCAAGGTGGAGATACTGAGGAGCGCCATCAGCTACATCGAGAGGCTGCAGGACCTCTTGCACAGGCTGGATCAGCAGGAGAAAATGCAGGAGATCGGGGGGGACCCCTTCAGCTTCAGCCCCAAGCAGGGAAAT ATCCCCAGTTCGGACTTCCTGAGCACCTGCAGCTCCGACTGGCAAAGCGTTTCTGAGCATTCCCGAGCCCTAGGAGTCAGCCCCAAGGAAG GCGTCTCCGTTGTCGAGTCGTCGGCCTCCAGCAGCCTTCGCTGCCTCTCTTCAATAGTGGACAGTATTTCTTCCGACGAGCCCAAACTGCCCAGCGCGGAGGAAGCGGTGGAGAAATAA